The Fusarium fujikuroi IMI 58289 draft genome, chromosome FFUJ_chr05 DNA segment GGAAGGTATGTAAACCTAGACCTTCATCCGAGGCTCCTTCTCATATTGGACAGTGCcgaggatcttgaagaagctgtccaTAAGGTGGGACTTCTCTGGGAGGAGAACAAGACTCGTTGGCCTCCACACATTATCCCCTCCCAACAGCCCAAGAGGCTTCGCTTATGGGATCTCGCCCCTGAAGAGGTCGCCAAAGAACAGAACGCCACGATGGTGCATGATTAGGGATTTGACATCCTCAAGCGCGCGGTGGGCCTCTGATCGGACAACGGATCACTTGGCAATGAGAGGAGATGTATCTACGTTGCGATTTGGAAGGAAGGCATATGTTTGGTGTTTAGGCGTATCTATTCTAGCACAACTTGTCAAAAGGTGCATCTCTCTAATGTTAATTCTGTTTCCCGTGCCGCCCGGGTGGGAAAACACTCGCCAGGTGCAGAATGTATCTTATTCAAGGCAAATTCTGAACCTTCCAGATCTTCACATTGGCATCCCCTCCAGCACTAGCAACTCTGCCACCTTCGACCCAGGCAACCCCATTGACGCCGTCCTTGTGAGCGTTAGCAGCCTTGATTCGCTTACCCTGGTTCCTCTTTTCAAGACACCAGATAAAGACGTTTGTATCAAGGCTACCACTAGCAGCGTAGGCGCCCGTGTCGTCCCAGGCAATAGCTGTTACTCGAGCAGTGTGAGCAGACCATCGGTCTGCGACCAATTCCCAGCTCCCAGCGCTGTAAACATAGATCTTTCCGACACTATTTCCAGCGGCTAGATGCGAGCCTCCCTTCGAAAAAGCAAGAGCAGAGATAGTGCCAGTTGGGTTACTCAGCGACTTGACTTCTTCGAGCTTACCATTTGAACTGGCGTTGTAAATGCGGACGGAGTTGTCGTTGGCTCCGATGGCAACGAACGACCCGGATGCGGCAATAGCACCAGGGGTAAAGTCAAAAGACTGCTCGCTGACCAGCTTTTCGCCAGAGTACACGGAGACACCGGAATAAGTCGCGACATAGACAAGTCCGTTCGCCGCACTTACACCTTTGGGTTGTGCTTGTAGCTTGATGGAAGTACCCAAGAAGGTCTTGGCCGGCTCGTCAACAATTCTGAGAGTATCATCCCATCCAGCACTGAGTACCTTGCCATCGGCAGTGGCAAACTGAGCAACCTGGTTTGTATGTGCTTGGCCATCGACGACCGTAGCAATCCCCGAATTAACGTCCCAGTGACATACCCGGCCGTCAAAGCTGCCAGACCAGAGGTCGGCACCCTTGCCGTCAGATCCAGTTGACAAAGCGGTTATGCTCTTTCCGTGACCATATACAACGCGGACAGGTTCCGGCTTGCCCTCAGTCAAGTACGCGAGGTTGCCGGCAAGGCTGAGGCTAATGATGAGGCCGTCGCTGCGGCCGGGAACAAATACAACACCAACTTGCTGGTCACCCACGCTGACATCCTCTCCAAACTTCCAAGTTTGGATGACGCTGCCTGCATCGACATCCCAAAGCTTTACACTTTGATCAGCACTAGCGGTGACGAACTTCTTGCCATCTGGCGACCATGATACGGCAAAAATACTTCCCGAGTGCTCACCCTGCCCAATCTCTTTGGTGGGCTCACCCGTCTTCCCATCGTAGAGCTGTATCCTCTTGTCGGCACCAACTGTAACCAAAGAGCTCCCATCAAGAGAATAAGCAGCGCCCAGAACAAAACCGGTATGTTGAGCGCTCTTGTTGTTGAACTTGTATGGGGCTCCATGGTAGAAGACCATGTTGCCATCGTCGCCAACCGTAGCCGCACGGAATGGGCGTTGAGGTTTCATTGCGACGGCATTGACGGACTTGGAGTGACCGATGATCTCACCAACCGAGTTGCCGCTATCAGCTGTAATGCAGCGACCGAATTGCTCGCGaccatcgccaacagcaaTAACACGTTGCGACTCGCCGTCCCAGGCAATATCGTTCAGACGACCAGAGATGATTCCGTACTCGCCCCTGGTACTCTCGATAGACTCGGGCTCCCACACCTTCAGCATTCCGCTTGAGTCGCCACTGGCGACCTTGAAGCCATTAGGAGCAAATCGAGCAACGGTTGTAGGGGCGGTGTGGCCGGTGTATTCCTTTGCGTCCGAAGGGTTGTCGATGGAGCGAACAAATATGGATTTTCCGCACTACATGGGTCAGAGACATCATCTACAGAATGTAGTCTTCTGGCAGAGGGAAGATCATACAGGATAAGCTATCCGTTGACCCTTGGAGTCGGCCGAGATCTGAGTTGGCTGACCACGGTTTGTGACTGGGACTGCCGCAAGGATGCGGTCGAGAGTGATGGATGGAGAAGCCATGACAGAGGCAGCAGCGGTTATGGGGTATGATTGTGCTCCTCAAAGATAGAGCCAACAGGTATGCGAGACAGATGAGAAGATGCACCCATTCAAAGCCTTGTGAGTCGAAAATTGCCTTCAGCTTCTGATGCGAAGTTATTGTAAACGTGGGGGAAACGTTTCTTGTTTGGAGGGGCATTTCTACGTACGTCAACAAGCTAGTGTGGGGCACCTCACCTACTAGCCTACTGGTAGGTGTTcagaatgaatgaatgggtCTAGTAGCGAACAAGTAGTTACGAAGAAATCGATTTTATGATTCTGGCATCAAACTTTTAGATATTGTATCTTGACGTAGGGCCACGACTTTCTCAATAACCTCGTGGATCCAAGAAGTGAATATTTATCAAGCTGGTAACTAGATGGGTTCGACCAGTTTCACACTGCTTGACGTCTGCCTACTCCAGGCAATAATGAGAAGCTATATACAAATAGGGCCGTGACGACAGAAGCGGTGTCTCCTCTGCTCCAAGTCTCTAGGCAACAAGTATCAAGATCATGTCTAGGTATTCAACTGAATTAGTTTTGCAGCAGCACTTAATGGCCTAGACGTCAAACGGTCGGTGTAAAAAGCGCCATCACCTCACAAGTGCAAGCTATAATatggaagctcaaggttgcATTACTCCAGTGTCCTTGCCAGAAAGAGCATGTACTTTATTTGGATACGATGCTGGCTACTTTATGATTACCTATGCTTGTGTGATCCATCACGTTCTTAATATGAGTGGCATGTTCTGGGCCCCCCATCTTATCGCCCGATATAATACTTGTGCAAGTTGTACTAAAGAAATACGAGCCGAGTGAGGCATTCATATGCACGACACCTCTCATTGAAGGCTGCGCCTGTTTATATCGTGGCATCACCACTGGGCTCTAGTCTCCATTTCTCTATTTGAGTATTACTATTCCACGCCAAACAAATAGCCATCTGACCTCACACTCAAGGAATCTGAACTGTATGGTGGCGCGCGTCAAGATACACACGGCTGTGTTTGACTGGGCAACCGAACTCACACCATGAGAAAAGGACATACGATGTTGCAGTTGTGCAGACAAAAATAGCCAACTAATTCATGGATTCCAACCACTCATGAACTGCATAACACAGCATAACGCCGCACAACATCGCACTGGTTCAGCCTCTttgccccccccccccccctgaAAGCACGCTAGCCATCTCCCCGTCTCCATGCAGGGACATCTCCCGGAGCAAAAGCTAGGGATaacagcagcttcaaagTCTCCCGTTGGAGGAAAACAGACCGAACGACACAGGCACAAGGGTAACATTATTCGACGGTGGCCACGGTTGTGCTCAAATCCCCACTTCGACCAACAGTTAATGCAATGCACTGTCGTTACTCCCAGCCAACGCTGGTCAGCAACCCTGCCGAAATCGTAGAAATCAATGAGTTTGTACTGAATCGTGTGAATCCTGTTGACCGCCACGACTTCAAAGAAATTTTTATCATGTGTGACTGAGCACCGGTTGGAATATGTCGGTGAAATAAgcatcagcaacaacagatGGCTAAGGTATACCTCCCTagctaaggtacctaggtaggtaggcaaaACCAGAACTtgtccaagctcaagccacTAATAATACAAAAGACACCAAACGGCAACATGCATTCAGCCTTTTGTCCCCTCAACACTCTATCTCCAACCCAAATTCTTGAACGAAACCCGAGCAACCCCTGTCAGCTACGGTAGCCCATGccatgtacggagtacagttCATTCTACTTGTTATGGGGCGCATTGGTCTCGCCTGGGGGTGGGACGGCAGAGCATCCTTACCCATGCCCATACCCATACCCATACGGCACGATGCTAAACAAGACCCTGTTGCTAATATCCCCCGTACTGGCCTGTGTGATTAATGAAAACGCCTCGGACTCCTCAGTTTATAtattgttcttgatctccctGTGCCACGACCCGTCTTTTCTCCTTAACCTACTCTGCATTCTCCAATTCTTCCTACTCCATCCTCAAAACGTCAACCTCACGTAGCTGCCATCATGAAGTTCCTCTGGTCCCTCGCTCTCTTCGCTGCTGCGGCTTCCGCCCAGTCCTCGACTGACTCTGGCGCTGCTCCCTCTGCCTCTAGCGAATGCGAGGCTGAGTACATTGTCAAGAGATGTCTCGAAACCGAGAACGCAAAGGTCGAGGCCTGCAAGGCTAACGATTGGGACTGCCTCTGTGCCTCATATGAGGCTGTTGCTACGTAAGTGAAGCATGCCTGTACCTCTGGAGCTGAACTTGTCATCTGACATCCATCTCCAGCTGCTTCAACAACTGCCCAGACGACTCTCGCGCCAGCTCCGCCCAGAGCCAGGTCCAGGTCAACTGCCAGCAGGCCTCTCTCTATGGCACTGCGACCAAggccaccaagaccagctCTTCCACAGCGACAGCTGACGCATCGGATGCCACCGCCACTGGTTCCGATGCTCCTGATGCGACCAGCTCTGCTACTGAGTCTGCTGCCAGCGCCGAGAACACCAACAATGCTGCTGACAAGGCACGCAACACTGCTGGTGTTCTTCTAGCCGTCGCCGGTGTAGTCGCCGCCATTCTGTAATTGCATGTTGGAAATGGTTTATGAGTAACATGGAGGAGTTTGATTTGGTCTGAGCTTACGGCTGAAAAGCGTGCCGTTAATGAACTatcttaagtaataacttaattcattaatatatatttggTTAGGTAAATGCTCTTAGTCAGTTGATGATTTGAATTGCATGTACGGATATTCTATGTGCTTTCCTGAAAATAATTCCCAGATCTGCACTACTAACTAGTACACTTTGCCTCTAACCTTAATTAGAGATGGCATTGCTTAATCCGATTGGACGGGTCATCAAGTTTTCGCAGGGATATACTCAGCATGCCCAAACCTCATGTGAGCTGAAAAAAGCCATCAGGGGGAAGAGGTGACCATTTCTTGGCCAAATGACCAATTTGTGAGCCTTCGTAGTCGTCGGGAAAGAATTGCTACGCCAGCCTTTGGTCTTATTCATCATGCCCTCACATTACCAGCTTGTTCCCACTGAGAAATCATGCTACAAACAGGCGAAACTGCTTGGGACTAAAATCTTGATATAGCTATTCCGATCGTACATGTCCCTTCTTGTCTAGGGATAATTGCTCAACATCCTAACAACGAAAACAAAACAGAGGTGCAACAACCAAACTGCATTCCAGTAAGAAGTCCCGTTCCGTAGCGCCTCAGTGAATATACGTAATTCTCTAATTCAAACAAGATCGAATGTTCCCGTACTGTAATCCCACAAAGCGCCCCCAATAGCCTCAATTTTTATTTGTGACAGACTGAAAACAAGCAGTTGTCGTTTCTCAATCGTGACCTGTTCCCAGTGGTTGTTCGTAAGATATTGACTAAAAAAATATATGGTTGAAAATCGGTGGTTCAAGAAGAAAGGCGAATCCAATGGTTTGTGACTGTACGGCGTTGACAATGATGAATGGGAAGATCGGCACACAACGTGTAGATGCTATGTTTCAATAGTTCAAAGTTTACGCGACTTTCGTTCCCTGGCATTACTCTTGACCGGCGTCATCAGAGTAACATGCTTGGGGTCGTCCTTACGAAGCCTTACAGCGCCTGACGCGCCGCTGGATCCCCGACGCAGTGAGCGCGAATCCTGGTCGTCATCCAACGTGATCTCTTCCACATCCGACACTGACTCGGTTTCGAGATGATCACTTGTGCCAGAAACAGATGAGCCATCATCCGTATCATCGTACTCTCCATCATCACTAACAAGGGAAGGCGCATTGTTGCTGACCATGGTATTGGGGCTCATGTCAACATCTTCCATGTCCAAATCTTCGTCTGAGAGCACAGGGTTCGCATTATGCGATCCACAGTTTGCAGACCTCTTGAGAGCGATTGGGGGAGCACGGCCTTTGCTACTGGCTGAATGGACTGATGCGGCCATGACAGTTGGAGAATGAGTAGCCTTTGCGGGCACGCGCA contains these protein-coding regions:
- a CDS encoding related to stress protein p66, yielding MASPSITLDRILAAVPVTNRGQPTQISADSKGQRIAYPCGKSIFVRSIDNPSDAKEYTGHTAPTTVARFAPNGFKVASGDSSGMLKVWEPESIESTRGEYGIISGRLNDIAWDGESQRVIAVGDGREQFGRCITADSGNSVGEIIGHSKSVNAVAMKPQRPFRAATVGDDGNMVFYHGAPYKFNNKSAQHTGFVLGAAYSLDGSSLVTVGADKRIQLYDGKTGEPTKEIGQGEHSGSIFAVSWSPDGKKFVTASADQSVKLWDVDAGSVIQTWKFGEDVSVGDQQVGVVFVPGRSDGLIISLSLAGNLAYLTEGKPEPVRVVYGHGKSITALSTGSDGKGADLWSGSFDGRVCHWDVNSGIATVVDGQAHTNQVAQFATADGKVLSAGWDDTLRIVDEPAKTFLGTSIKLQAQPKGVSAANGLVYVATYSGVSVYSGEKLVSEQSFDFTPGAIAASGSFVAIGANDNSVRIYNASSNGKLEEVKSLSNPTGTISALAFSKGGSHLAAGNSVGKIYVYSAGSWELVADRWSAHTARVTAIAWDDTGAYAASGSLDTNVFIWCLEKRNQGKRIKAANAHKDGVNGVAWVEGGRVASAGGDANVKIWKVQNLP